GCGCTCAGCAGCATCCAAAGCCAGCACCCAAACGTCATCCACCTGGAGGAGTGTATCCTGCAGCGGGACCAGCTggcccagaggatgaaccatGGATCCAGCTCGCCGCTCTACCTGGAGGTGAGGACAAAGAATTCACAGGAGCAGGGCTGGTGGCAGTACACTGTGGTTTAACACTAATTCTGTACTCATACGGTAAGGATGGCAGACACAGACTTGAAAATACTGTTATCACGGCTCAGCTTTCAGCATATAAGTTGATGCTGATTACATGATTTATGAGGTCAAATGAGGACGTAGTGTGCAGTGCATACTCGGCActtactgcagctgtttcaggGTAAAAGTCCTCCAGGGAAGAGAACTGATTATGACTTTTACTATGAAGTGGGTGCAAGAAGTGTTATTGGGggcagtttttcattttgaatgttagaaattgttgcagtgttttggttAGCTGTTCTTCAGAGGTGAAGGGTTCGTTGTAAGCACTTGATAAAGAAACCTTCAGTCATACCATGGCTGCTGCACACCAGCCCCATTTCAGGTGATGGGGAAGTGtgtggatgctgctgctgctgctgtcagtgctgctttttTGCATAGGCTTCCATTTAACATCCATTCACAGACACTTATCTGTAAATGGATGTTAAACTGATTAGATTACCTCTAAATGGATTTGGAAATgaagtctatcttatctttcTCTTTGGTTGACTCAGAACTTGAGTGCTAGTATCAGTTGAAACATTGGAACAATAGCACATCCTCCACCCCTCACTCATCTAATGGATAGAGGAGAGTATCAGCATTTTTGAAAGGATATTCTGAGCCTTATAAAGATATTGATAGTGTGACATTATATTCTTTGTCCTAATTGGATTTGGGGCATAATTAGCTAAGTTTTGGAACTACAATTCCCATAATCTGGGGACTTCAGGGAGGTATGAACAGGGAGTGGCTTTAGACTGCCATGGAATCAATGAGTTAGCGGTGGGCTACAAActtgagcagacagacagattgttAGTTGCATTTCCTTCCACATATTTGTTACTATCCAGCCAGTGGACCTATTGTCTGTTGTATGTCAAGTTATCCAAGATGATTTGATCAGTTGGCCTACTCGTTgttaaaaatagtttttgtttcaAATTTTTAAGATGAGTCATAAATGAAtcacagttcattcatttgATTAGTTTACACCTTTatatcaatgtgtgtgtgtagagagagagagagagagagagagagcacataTTCATCAGTTACCATGTAGTTTCATATTGTACTTCAATTCAAGTTtatattaaacacattttacaaatgaagaTATGAGCTATTATCGATTGATATTTAATTTGCTCAGTCCACTTGTCTTGTAAGTCAGTAGTGCTAACCAGCCACTGCACCGTCGGCTGGCTGTACAAGTACA
The DNA window shown above is from Lates calcarifer isolate ASB-BC8 unplaced genomic scaffold, TLL_Latcal_v3 _unitig_1189_quiver_1057, whole genome shotgun sequence and carries:
- the LOC108887050 gene encoding serine/threonine-protein kinase pdik1l isoform X2, with translation MVSSQPKYELIQEVGRGSYGVVYEAAVKRTGARVAVKKIRCHSPENVELALREFWALSSIQSQHPNVIHLEECILQRDQLAQRMNHGSSSPLYLEVRTKNSQEQGWWQYTVV